In Quercus robur chromosome 10, dhQueRobu3.1, whole genome shotgun sequence, a genomic segment contains:
- the LOC126703808 gene encoding uncharacterized protein LOC126703808 — protein sequence MTNNFAAELWGLREGLLLCSNLNITSLEIELDAKSIVDALGNPSYVNNVISPLLDDCRLLISHIPQVCIKHCFRQANRSTDSLARMSFCLDVDFSSFDSPPVDLIDVVKDDLNGMFFNRVCTEIVAVS from the coding sequence ATGACAAACAACTTTGCCGCTGAGCTGTGGGGATTAAGGGAGGGCCTTCTTCTATGCAGCAACCTCAACATCACCTCTCTTGAAATTGAGCTTGATGCCAAGTCTATTGTGGATGCCTTAGGAAATCCTTCATATGTTAATAACGTCATATCACCGTTATTGGATGATTGCAGGCTCTTGATTTCTCACATACCGCAGGTTTGTATTAAACATTGCTTCCGTCAGGCGAACAGATCTACGGATAGTCTTGCTAGGATGAGCTTTTGTCTAGatgttgatttttcttcttttgatagTCCGCCTGTGGACTTAATTGATGTTGTTAAGGATGACCTCAATGGGATGTTTTTTAATAGGGTCTGTACTGAGATTGTTgctgtttcttag